From one Lotus japonicus ecotype B-129 chromosome 3, LjGifu_v1.2 genomic stretch:
- the LOC130748138 gene encoding uncharacterized protein LOC130748138, with protein sequence MSRGSQRDRDRERAQARAGGKTKQPKNDGLTPEQRRERDARALQEKAARKAGQAGGNNAGGGGGAGKSRQEKSR encoded by the exons ATGTCT CGCGGTAGCCAGAGGGACCGAGACCGCGAAAGGGCTCAAGCAAGAGCTGGTGGAAAAACCAAGCAGCCTAAGAATGATGGGTTAACCCCTGAACAGAGGAGGGAAAG GGATGCAAGAGCTTTGCAGGAGAAAGCAGCAAGGAAAGCAGGGCAAGCTGGAGGGAATAATGCTGGTGGTGGGGGTGGTGCAGGCAAAAGTAGGCAAGAAAAGAGTCGTTGA